Sequence from the Natronomonas marina genome:
GGCGGACGAGGAAGACGAGGACATTCAGTACTTCGTCCGTATCGGACAGACCGACCTCGACGGGACGAAGAGCGTCGAGCGGGCGCTGACCGACATGAACGGCATCGGTCGGCGCGTCGCTCGCATCATCGCGGACAGAGCGGACATCGACCGCCGGGAACTGCTCGGCGGTCTCGACGAGGACGACATCGACGAACTCGTCGACCTCGTGGAGGGGTACGCCGACGAGGTCCCCGAGTGGCTCACCAACCACCAGAAGGACTTCTTCGACGGCGAGACCACCCACGAGATCGGCAACGACCTCGAGATGACCCGCCGGCAGGACATCAACCGCATGAAGATGATAGACTCCTACAAGGGGGTCCGTCACAAGCGCGGCCAGAAGGTCCGCGGTCAGCGGACCAAGTCCACCGGCCGGACCGAGGGCACCATCGGCGTCAACGTCGAAGCCATCAAAGAGGAGATGGACGAGGAAGAGGGAGGTGACGAGGAGTAATGGCGCTCGGTAGCAACACCAAGTTCTACGAGACGCCGAACCACCCCTTCCAGGGCGAGCGCATCGCCGCGGAGGGCGACCTCCTCTCGCGGTACGGCCTCGCCAACAAGGAGGAACTGTGGCGCGCCCAGTCCGAACTGCGCGACTACCGCCGGGAGGCCCGCCGTC
This genomic interval carries:
- a CDS encoding 30S ribosomal protein S13 codes for the protein MSAEEPTADEEDEDIQYFVRIGQTDLDGTKSVERALTDMNGIGRRVARIIADRADIDRRELLGGLDEDDIDELVDLVEGYADEVPEWLTNHQKDFFDGETTHEIGNDLEMTRRQDINRMKMIDSYKGVRHKRGQKVRGQRTKSTGRTEGTIGVNVEAIKEEMDEEEGGDEE